A genomic segment from Xiphophorus maculatus strain JP 163 A chromosome 6, X_maculatus-5.0-male, whole genome shotgun sequence encodes:
- the LOC102227300 gene encoding myomegalin-like isoform X5, translating into MLDVKMKETCRICGRELCGNQRRWIFHPASKLNLHVLLSHALGRELTRDGRGEFACSKCTFMLDRMYRFDTVIARVEALSIERLQRLLQEKHRLRQCIGGLYRRTNPEEGAVTFTGTNEESGDGMVDISGLTHAKYCALLQEDLVYSLYESWADDGLDCHHHHHPTCSAGPGSEATGTGSHHCRPSTPRRCRGCSYWRVADSDYEAVCKVPRKLARSTSCGPSTRYSASIIGGSVTGGDGDVERKNLDDSEEAPSSRTLVPGSQDVSRTSDSDRTLAGRGSSSPSVASLEMTEDNTQPGALRDRSLISSGEAAIDDHISDSLSEEHMGATLSSPGPSLSLTFCLLQSYATYRPVQHTKGSKLPVLIRRSSKNGGARLRFPDPLLGMPYGERDNHMPTPEPALVRLNLEDDHDLNFADMEDLLKDLYKEYPPPPPHQSLVEEQQSQLNQYECAAGQCVSELQKAQLQVQSLQAKILESEANNMKLQEKLNEMECELRSLRQAAQSQERTIQGLTESITTKDSEAQELYHLIEGQNSTLCKLQELAHRNQLAQSQTPAGMSESLTLGQLQDELVRVQSSLFSLGLELEASQRSLRQSQRQGDDLLRFKDRLSSDLQEELQHREVTEKHNQDLRSALQKIRSELQTKEAALKECEAEKSAVTQEKDGIIAQLERSLQDKERQLQDYCDMLESTKSSKPRDVLLEKLRERIKERDRALERSIDDKFRCLEEREGQVRALQLALREKERDLERLRCILSNNEETITSLDALVRSKELELEQAAEAYRNLQWLKQKSEEKEKTALREKDTIIHQLQAALLARSQEMQDLTTALVARVQSGPTGVVEELKARLTLKEKLFQELLSDRTRQTDEHQAQILDLLSTLGSKDQYLQDYSYRLSLVITERTNEQQELRKQLTQTEQELSELRRERERETGGEAERLRGLLKEKEAFIKDLIREQEEAVQEEREAEVKALKDEIQLVLKEKEAQIEIADLRSSLAHRQIQNAATKDGAHQQCVLEQLVSEYNKLNEALRTEKRLYQNLTQLSRSDGNSSSEKIQTLHTELDSVQALRGQLEEVLARTRSMALTLERAAKRQPEFGEFSSEEEEEEDDEDGSSEEFTDSIEEEDNSLNSIQASAKPQRAGDESRRLVEETVHHLKQFEEAKRTLDVQLEEVQSQLEEDGYASLSDMRSALQRSQQENEALRESRGCLRAGGQRRNTETKLSRREERERSSAEEDDEEFESSPVASGKRGPSSVGLSTESGKRHCMRPSSLDLKSKQAETTVESTGSSSEVGAIWQDIEEGLREQAARLRSDLTLSLQENRELKERLMVSEATVHAQAEQLKDYRDLLTETSVQQASKQVQVDLQDLGYETCGRSENEAEREDASSPEFDDLEMCTSLSQPQDCEGAGGSWYAGNCSVKRGAYNTGDESASLQHLIQDLRSQLTRCHKVIRGLQLRVRSLSATSDYASSLERTPRKVNWAFERSEGPSAAEEDEGWMSDTQGVRSSSRHSRELQELMERVASLEAQLKTTAAQGKGQPEEGKCATWPGKYNSLIQAQARELSHLRQRMREGQGFCHILTQHLGDTTKAFEELLRANDVDYYMGQSFREQLAQSSALAQRVLTKISGREGTENHSEKTGHELLALRLSKELQQKDKLIESLHTKLHQRPETPSSCHALSETTDQSDRTSMVSDEYQSNEDSELCSDMAATEFPEEQRLRQQGHASQPDVHPSLPPLRGLLKASNSCPNMLCSAAVGLNTPAGRAPFSAPISSLFVSSGPDVWGYEVISNPRPRALSVAAVRPELDMLYRQMHEQNRGFPVPQDKTLFGLSPGPHNQHDLSSYNQLSHHAFQHYQLGGIPECHSVKSDSGLLRGQPPWDMDNLVQPTGTFSGNQTASSQTGVNLIEEHLREVRCLRQRLEESIRTNERLRQQLEDKLASTGRDGGPPTNIYIQGLDTVTQLSSEIRVLKEENLSLQSRLQASTDTNEEVVQLREAVFAARTRLKQAELEAEQWKEELRRLQAHTQDQGQQIHALRQERQANQDKTNRLQHETTLLQQQLSETRELIHSLQSELHVYDRVCSSTKANKGFLCEVAGFPVELGELLGEVRSLRAQLQSSVQENSALKQLELHKQLEQKLGVGSPRAPSLSALTASPQRETFYRRQLLHADSLDPHSELEGEAPDGSFANRNGRHAIGHVDDFSALQQQVLEGRSLVQRMEATLQACLTPPLLEGKQIEGSDLAVDYGCVKSLLSNTKTLRQILEEAMSLLKMFWRAALPNTDPSIQNLKKEQCLQEEILSLKLRISEQEEVLKGTVQRLRSTSRTKESMEHFIVNQLSRTRDVLKKARTNLEKNELRLSSLSSSPSSPPAAEELGGVARARPPDRGVLMSNGFPGITGAEATQRLATRKRSSHCLL; encoded by the exons ATGCTTGATGTCAAGATGAAGGAGACGTGTAGAATCTGTGGCCGGGAGCTCTGCGGTAACCAGAGGCGATGGATCTTCCACCCAGCCTCCAAACTTAATCTACATGTGCTGCTGTCCCATGCCCTGGGTCGAGAGCTGACCCGGGATGGCAGAGGGGAGTTTGCCTGCTCCAAGTGCACCTTCATGCTGGACCGCATGTACCGCTTCGACACAGTCATCGCCCGAGTGGAGGCCCTGTCCATCGAAAGGCTGCAGCGGCTATTGCAGGAGAAGCATCGACTGAGGCAGTGCATTGGCGGTTTGTACCGGAGGACTAATCCGGAGGAGGGTGCTGTGACGTTCACCGGCACTAATGAAGAGTCTGGAGATGGGATGGTGGATATCTCGGGTCTAACCCATGCAAAGTACTGTGCCCTGCTCCAGGAGGATTTGGTCTACTCTCTGTATGAGTCCTGGGCTGACGATGGGTTGGACtgccaccatcaccaccacccTACCTGTTCTGCTGGTCCAGGGTCAGAGGCCACTGGTACAGGCTCACACCACTGTCGACCCAGCACTCCAAGGAGGTGTCGAGGATGTTCCTACTGGCGGGTGGCGGACTCTGACTATGAAGCGGTCTGCAAAGTGCCCAGGAAGCTGGCAAGAAGCACCTCTTGCGGGCCGTCAACCAGATACTCAGCCAGCATTATTGGTGGGAGTGTGACTGGAGGAGATggagatgtggagagaaagaacTTGGACGATTCAGAAGAGGCCCCGTCATCTCGAACCCTGGTCCCTGGGTCTCAGGACGTTTCCCGGACTTCAGACAGTGATCGCACTCTGGCTGGACGAGGCAGCTCCAGCCCATCAGTCGCATCCCTGGAGATGACCGAAGACAACACTCAACCTGGAGCACTGAGAGACAGATCACTGATCTCCTCTGGGGAAGCAGCAATAGACGACCACATATCTGACTCTCTGTCTGAGGAGCACATGGGAGCGACGCTGTCCTCACCTGGGCCCAGTCTTTCTCTGACATTCTGTTTGCTGCAAAGCTACGCAACCTACCGCCCAGTCCAGCACACCAAGGGCAGCAAACTACCCGTCCTCATCCGGCGGAGCTCCAAGAATGGAGGGGCTCGGCTGCGATTCCCAGATCCTCTTCTTGGGATGCCTTATGGAGAGCGAGACAACCACATGCCCACTCCCGAGCCAGCTTTGGTCAGGCTGAATTTGGAAGACGATCACGACCTGAACTTTGCTGACATGGAGGATTTATTGAAAGATTTATACAAGGAGTATCCTCCCCCACCTCCACATCAG AGCCTCGTTGAGGAGCAGCAGAGTCAGCTCAACCAGTACGAATGTGCGGCAGGTCAGTGCGTCAGCGAGCTGCAGAAGGCCCAGCTCCAGGTCCAATCCCTGCAGGCAAAAATCCTGGAGAGCGAGGCCAACAACATG aagctgcaggagaagCTGAACGAGATGGAGTGTGAGCTGCGTTCGCTCCGACAGGCGGCCCAGAGTCAGGAAAGAACCATCCAGGGCCTCACAGAGTCCATCACCACCAAAGACAGTGAG GCCCAGGAGCTGTACCATCTGATCGAAGGCCAGAACAGCACTCTGTGCAAGCTGCAAGAACTGGCCCATCGTAACCAACTCGCTCAAAGCCAG ACTCCTGCGGGGATGAGCGAGTCCCTGACGCTTGGCCAGCTGCAGGATGAGCTGGTCCGGGTGCAGAGCTCTCTGTTCTCTCTCGGTCTGGAGCTGGAGGCCAGCCAGAGGAGTCTAAGACAGAGCCAAAGGCAAGGCGACGACCTGCTGAGGTTCAAGGACAGGCTCAGCTCTGACCTACAAGAGGAACTGCAACATAGGGaggtcacagaaaaacacaaccag GACCTGCGCAGTGCTCTGCAGAAGATTCGCTCCGAGCTTCAGACCAAAGAGGCGGCTCTGAAGGAATGCGAGGCAGAGAAGTCGGCAGTGACGCAAGAGAAAGACGGGATCATTGCACAGCTCGAGCGCTCCCTGCAGGACAAGGAGAGGCAGCTGCAG GATTATTGTGACATGTTGGAGTCGACAAAAAGCTCCAAGCCAAGAGATGTTCTGCTAGAGAAGCTGAGGGAGCGGATTAAGGAGAGAGACCGAGCTCTGGAG CGCTCCATCGATGACAAGTTCCGCTGTCTGGAGGAGCGTGAGGGCCAGGTGAGGGCGCTGCAGCTCGCCCTCAGGGAGAAGGAGCGCGACCTGGAGAGGCTCCGCTGCATCCTGTCCAACAACGAGGAAACCATCACG AGTTTGGATGCTCTGGTGCGCAGTaaggagctggagctggagcaggCAGCAGAGGCCTATAGGAACCTGCAGTGGCTGAAGCAGAAGAGcgaggagaaggagaaaacGGCTCTCAGGGAGAAGGACACCATCATCCACCAGCTGCAGGCGGCCCTGCTGGCGCGCAGCCAGGAGATGCAG GATCTAACGACCGCCCTTGTTGCCCGAGTCCAGTCCGGCCCCACTGGGGTCGTAGAGGAGCTGAAGGCTCGGCTGACCCTTAAGGAGAAACTGTTCCAGGAGCTGCTGTCCGACCGCACCCGGCAGACCGACGAACACCAAGCACAGATCCTGGACCTGCTCAGCACACTCGGCTCCAAAGACCAGTACCTCCAG gATTACTCGTACAGGCTCTCCTTGGTGATCACCGAGCGGACGAACGAGCAGCAGGAACTTCGCAAGCAGCTGACCCAGACGGAGCAGGAACTGAGCGAGCTGAGgcgagaaagagagagggagacggGAGGAGAGGCGGAGCGCCTACGAGGCCTGCTCAAAGAGAAGGAAGCCTTTATTAAG GATCTGATTCGGGAACAGGAGGAGGCTGTGCAGGAGGAGAGGGAGGCAGAAGTGAAGGCTCTGAAGGACGAGATCCAGCTGGTGTTGAAGGAGAAGGAGGCTCAG ATAGAGATCGCTGACCTGCGCTCCTCTCTGGCCCATCGGCAGATTCAGAATGCGGCGACAAAAGACGGAGCTCATCAGCAA TGTGTGCTAGAGCAGCTGGTGTCTGAGTACAACAAGCTGAATGAGGCCCTGAGGACAGAAAAGAGGCTTTACCAAAATCTGACCCAGCTTAGCAGAAGTGATGG caacagcagctcagaGAAGATCCAGACCCTTCACACCGAACTAGACTCTGTTCAGGCACTTCGAGGGCAGCTGGAGGAGGTTCTGGCCAGGACCCGTAGCATGGCCCTGACACTGGAGCGGGCCGCTAAAAGGCAGCCTGAGTTTGGAG AGttcagctcagaggaggaggaggaggaagacgatgAAGACGGCAGCAGTGAGGAGTTCACTGACAGCATAGAAGAGGAGGATAACAGCCTGAACTCCATTCAG GCCTCAGCGAAGCCTCAAAGAGCAGGTGATGAGTCCCGGCGACTGGTAGAGGAGACGGTACACCACCTAAAGCAGTTTGAAGAAGCCAAGAGGACTCTAGACGTTCAGCTTGAAGAAGTGCAGTCGCAGCTGGAAGAGGATGGATACGCGTCTTTATCTGACATGAG GAGTGCCTTGCAGAGGTCGCAGCAGGAGAATGAGGCTCTGAGAGAAAGTCGGGGGTGTCTGAGAGCTGGGGGGCAGAGGAGGAACACGGAGACTAAACTGAGCCGAcgagaggagagggagaggagcAGTGCCGAGGAGGACGATGAAGAGTTTGAATCATCTCCAGTGGCGTCGGGGAAGCGAGGTCCCTCGAGTGTCGGCCTGAGCACCGAGTCGGGGAAGAGGCACTGCATGAGGCCAAGCTCGCTGGACCTGAAGTCCAAACAGGCTGAGACG ACGGTGGAGTCCACCGGCAGTAGCAGTGAGGTGGGAGCAATTTGGCAGGATATAGAGGAGGGTCTCCGTGAGCAGGCGGCTCGTCTTCGCTCTGACCTGACCCTGAGCCTGCAGGAGAACAGAGAGCTGAAAGAGAGGCTGATGGTGTCCGAAGCCACCGTCCATGCTCAGGCCGAGCAGCTCAAGGACTACAGAGATCTGCTAA CAGAAACGTCCGTGCAGCAGGCCAGTAAGCAGGTGCAGGTGGATCTCCAGGATCTCGGCTACGAGACCTGCGGCCGCAGTGAGAACGAAGCCGAGAGAGAAGACGCCAGCAGTCCAG AGTTTGACGACTTGGAGATGTGCACGTCGCTGTCCCAGCCTCAGGACTGTGAGGGTGCAGGTGGCAGCTGGTACGCCGGGAACTGTAGCGTGAAGAGAGGGGCTTACAACACGGGGGACGAGTCTGCGTCTCTCCAGCATCTGATCCAGGATCTGCGCTCCCAGCTGACCCGCTGCCACAAGGTGATCCGTGGACTGCAGCTGCGCGTCCGCTCGCTGTCCGCCACCAGCGACTACGCCTCCAGCCTGGAGCGCACGCCACGCAAG GTCAACTGGGCGTTTGAGAGGTCGGAAGGCCCCAGTGCAGCGGAGGAAGATGAAGGATGGATGTCAGACACGCAGGGAGTCCGCTCCAGCTCCAGGCACAGCAGGGAGCTGCAGGAGCTCATGGAGCGAGTCGCGTCGCTTGAGGCTCAGCTGAAAACCACTGCTGCACAGGGCAAAGGTCAACCAGAAGAGGGGAAATGTGCCACCTGGCCTGG GAAGTACAACTCTCTGATCCAGGCTCAGGCTCGTGAGCTGTCCCACCTCAGGCAGAGGATGAGAGAGGGCCAGGGGTTCTGCCACATCCTGACACAACACCTGGGGGACACTACCAAG GCTTTTGAAGAGCTCCTGCGGGCCAACGACGTTGATTACTACATGGGTCAGAGCTTCAGGGAGCAGCTGGCTCAGAGCAGCGCCCTGGCTCAGAGAGTGCTCACCAAGATAAGTGGAC GTGAGGGGACCGAGAACCATAGTGAGAAAACAGGCCATGAGCTGCTTGCCTTAAG gcTGAGTAAGGAGCTACAGCAGAAAGATAAACTCATTGAATCACTCCACACCAAACTCCACCAACGTCCTGAGACTCCGTCCAGCTGCCACGCCCTCTCTGAGACCACCGACCAATCGGACAGGACCTCCATGGTGTCTGATGAGTACCAAAGCAATGAAGACTCGGAGCTGTGCTCAGACATGGCAGCCACAGAGTTTCCGGAGGAGCAACGGCTCCGGCAGCAAGGCCACGCGTCACAACCAGACG TCCATCCGTCTCTCCCACCTCTTCGTGGCCTCCTCAAGGCTTCCAACAGCTGTCCCAACATGCTTTGCTCTGCCGCTGTAGGTCTGAACACTCCTGCAGGTAGAG CCCCTTTCAGTGCACCCATCTCCTCCCTCTTTGTGTCCTCCGGCCCTGACGTCTGGGGTTATGAAGTCATTTCTAACCCCCGGCCCAGGGCCCTGTCTGTTGCCGCTGTTCGCCCAGAGCTGGACATGCTCTACAGACAGATGCATGAGCAGAACAGGG GATTCCCCGTTCCCCAGGACAAGACCCTGTTCGGCCTTTCGCCTGGCCCTCATAACCAGCACGACCTCTCAAGCTACAACCAGCTATCCCATCATGCCTTTCAACACTACCAGCTAGGTGGCATCCCTGAGTGCCACTCTGTTAAATCTGACTCAGGTCTTTTGAGAGGACAGCCTCCGTGGGACATGGACAACTTAGTTCAGCCAACTGGGACCTTTTCTGGAAACCAAACAGCAAGCAGCCAAACAG GAGTAAATTTGATTGAGGAGCACCTCCGAGAGGTGAGATGTCTCCGTCAGCGCTTGGAGGAGTCGATCAGGACCAATGAGAGGCtcaggcagcagctggaagataAACTGGCCTCCACTGGGCGGGATGGAG GACCACCAACAAACATCTACATTCAGGGACTTGACACAGTCACCCAGCTTTCTAGTGAAATCAGGGTCCTGAAAGAGGAAAATCTTAGTCTGCAGTCTCGCCTACAGGCCAGCACAG ACACAAATGAGGAGGTGGTGCAACTGCGGGAGGCCGTGTTTGCAGCCAGAACCCGCCTGAAGCAGGCCGAGCTGGAGGCCGAGCAGTGGAAGGAGGAGCTGCGGCGCCTGCAGGCTCACACTCAGGACCAGGGGCAGCAGATTCACGCTCTGAGGCAGGAGCGACAGGCCAACCAGGACAAAACCAACAG GCTCCAGCACGAGACGActctgctgcagcaacagctgAGTGAGACCAGAGAACTGATCCACTCGCTGCAGAGCGAACTGCATGTTTATGATCGAGTGTGCTCCAGCACCAAGGCTAACAAAG GGTTTCTGTGTGAGGTGGCGGGCTTCCCAGTGGAGCTGGGGGAGCTGCTGGGGGAGGTCAGGAGTCTGCGGGCCCAGCTGCAGAGCAGCGTCCAGGAAAACAGCGCTCTCAAACAGCTGGAGCTCCACAAGCAGCTGGAGCAGAAGTTAGGCGTGGGGTCACCGCGGGCTCCGTCTCTGTCTGCGCTGACCGCCAGCCCTCAGAGGGAAACCTTCTACAGACGACAACTGCTGCACG CAGACTCTCTTGACCCTCACTCGGAACTGGAAGGGGAGGCACCAGATGGGTCGTTTGCAAACCGTAACGGTCGCCACGCCATTGGCCACGTGGATGACTTCAGCGCTTTGCAGCAGCAGGTCCTGGAGGGCCGAAGCCTCGTCCAGCGCATGGAGGCCACCTTGCAGGCCTGCCTCACCCCACCGCTGCTGGAGGGCAAACAGATAGAGGGCAGCGACCTG GCCGTGGACTATGGATGTGTAAAGAGTCTTCTGTCCAACACCAAGACTCTGAGGCAGATCTTGGAGGAGGCCATGTCTCTGCTGAAGATGTTCTGGAGAGCAGCTCTTCCTAACACAGATCCCTCCATCCAAAACCTTAAGAAG gAGCAGTGCCTGCAGGAGGAGATTTTGTCCCTGAAGCTGCGTATATCTGAGCAGGAAGAAGTTCTTAAAGGCACAGTACAAAGACTTAGGAGCACCAGCCGCACCAAGGAGAGCATGGAGCACTTCATAGTCAATCAGT tatcAAGGACTCGCGATGTGCTGAAAAAAGCTAGGACTAATTTAGAG AAGAACGAGCTGAGGCTCTCCTCTCTaagctcctccccctcctctcctcctgctg CTGAGGAGCTTGGAGGTGTTGCCAGAGCACGGCCTCCTGATCGCGGTGTCCTGATGAGCAATGGCTTTCCTGGGATCACCGGAGCAGAAGCTACTCAGCGTCTGGCAACAAGGAAGCGCAGCAGCCATTGTCTACTTTAG